GCTTCAGCTCGATAATATTGTGTTTAGCGGCGTCTTCCAGCAGCTTGGAAAAGGCGCTGTACCCGTAGTAGCCTTCGTTAAAGGATGGCCGCTTGCGGATCATCGTCTGTTTGACCATTGAACCCCAGAGCACCTCTTTATTCTCCCGCATGAGGGCCTGGATCGAGTCGCCCAGGAGCTCGAACACTTCCACTTTCTTCTCAGGCAGACCGGAGAGGACGGGTGGTTTCTTGGGGGAGCGAATCAGGTCTTCGTAGTAGATGAATTCGTCGCAGTTGTCCACCAACAGCTCCGAGACTGAATTCTTCACGCCGAGACCGATGACCTCCTTGTTGTTCTCCCGCAATTTAGAAACCAAGGGCGAAAAATCGCTGTCACCGGAGACGATGACAAAGGTGTCGAGGTGCTCCTTGGAGTACGCCATGTCCATCGCGTCCACCGCCAGCCGGATGTCGGCGCTATTCTTGCCGCTGATTCGCTTCTGTGGGATGTCGATCAGTTCGATAGCCGCTTCGTGGAGGTGCCGTTTGTATTCGGCGTAGCGTCCCCAGTCGGCGTAGGCACGCTTGACCATGATTTTACCCTTCTCCACGAGCCGCTCGAGCACGAGGCCGATCTCAAACTGCTTGTGCTTGGCCTGTTTGATACCAATCGCGATATTCTCGAAATCGATGAAGAGGGCAAGTCTCTTCTCTTCGTTCATTGAGCCCCTTTCTCCTTAACGCTTTTCAGGCAGTGCCGAGGGCATGACGGATGATCTGCGTGTCCGCCGCGCAGCCCCCCTTCGTTCCCAATAAGCCTAAACATGCCATCTTGAGCCTGTCAACAGGTTTCATTAGACTGCTCTACTTGGAGTCCCTCACTCCCCTCCCCGACTCAGTTCCTCGACCGTCATCAGCTCTTTCCGGATCGTCTCTTGTCATTTCTGATGGGAAGTCGCCATGCCTTTTCCAGCCCACCGCTCCACTACCATAGCGGCAAGGCCTTGCCGGCTTGAGCGGCTGACGATGAGCCACACCACCGCGAGCAGAATGTAGGCAA
The Candidatus Methylomirabilis sp. DNA segment above includes these coding regions:
- a CDS encoding NYN domain-containing protein, producing the protein MNEEKRLALFIDFENIAIGIKQAKHKQFEIGLVLERLVEKGKIMVKRAYADWGRYAEYKRHLHEAAIELIDIPQKRISGKNSADIRLAVDAMDMAYSKEHLDTFVIVSGDSDFSPLVSKLRENNKEVIGLGVKNSVSELLVDNCDEFIYYEDLIRSPKKPPVLSGLPEKKVEVFELLGDSIQALMRENKEVLWGSMVKQTMIRKRPSFNEGYYGYSAFSKLLEDAAKHNIIELKRDPKSGTYIITSFAEAA